The Chloroflexus aggregans DSM 9485 genome segment GCAGCCGCGCCGCACAGTAAAGACGGCAAAATCGCCGACATGCACTCGTTGTACGGCCGAACCGACTGCCTCGACGCGGCCAAACATTTCGTGTCCAATTACTAAGTCAGTCGCATGATCACTAGCTTTTGCCCTACCACCACTAACAATCTCGCGATCGGTGCCACAAATACCGACCCGTATGATTCGTACCAGCACCTCGTCGGGTCTGGTTATTTCCGGTTGGGGGCGCTGAACTAAGCGAATCCCTGCCGATCCGGGTTGCACCGCGAGCGCATCCATATCCCATTCCTCCGTAGGTTAGGATGCCGCTTGAGGGGGAGGCCGCAGTATGTAAGTACCCGCTGCCCCACATGCGACCCCCAAAGCGGCCCATGCTATCACTGCCGGATACCCAAATTGCACGGCAATCCAACCACCGAGGCTGGCGCCGATAATATTGGCGAGCGCCGATATAGCATTGAACAGTCCGATACTTTCACCGCCTTCAACCGGTGATAATAGAGCTGTTAAATCGGTCGCGCTTACACTAATGAAAGACCATGAAAGCACAATGATGATAAATATGGTAATAACCGGAACAAATCCAACCGAAACATTCCCAATAAGCCACAGCAATGCACATGCACCGGCCCGCACAATCAACGCATACCGAACGACGGCAAGCGGTCCAATCCGATGCATGAGGTCGCCTGCCGGTGCGTACAGCAACAGCCCAAGAGCGGCTGCTACCGCGAAACCACCCGCCGCGATAGAGGGGGCGATGCTAAAGACTTGTTGCATCACAATCGGATACAACGCAAAGAATGACCCGGCGCCGCTGGCCGCCAGCAGCCATACTCCCAACCATACGCTCAATGGCGTCGTCAGTATTCCGTTCCTATTGCAGATGAGCGTTGGGTTCAGGTGGTGCAATAGCTGATATGGTGAGCTAAACATACCATCAGTATGCTTTGGGTGATGCCGAAGAAGCGGTATAGTCGGTCGCGCAGCCGACGGTGTGCGCACAAAGCGCCAGGCGATCCCCATGCCGATGAAGCAACACAGCGCAGTAATCCCGAACCCCATTCGGAGATCGGTTTGGCCGAGGAAAGCCGTGATCAGCAAGCCGAACACTTGACCACCACCATACGCTGTCTGTAGCCAGCCAAGCCTCTCATCCCATTCGGTGCGCGGGAAGCGTTCGATGATGAGCAGATTGGCGATGGTTGCAGCAGCAATCGCACCCAGATTAAGCAGCAGCGCTATGACCGCCCATAGCACGGCGTTGGTGACGAACATGAAAATGGTTGTGCCAATAGCAGTTAACGCCATCCCACCAGCGATAATTTGTCGGTGCCAACGATACCGATCGGCAAGCCAGCTCCACAGCGGCG includes the following:
- a CDS encoding MFS transporter, which encodes MSEQSPFESTLHQSSTSPSWRAWIEPWYAVYALLGAVSAGLLPILIPLFVHQQGTAAEVGLVMAALNASGLLAPLWSWLADRYRWHRQIIAGGMALTAIGTTIFMFVTNAVLWAVIALLLNLGAIAAATIANLLIIERFPRTEWDERLGWLQTAYGGGQVFGLLITAFLGQTDLRMGFGITALCCFIGMGIAWRFVRTPSAARPTIPLLRHHPKHTDGMFSSPYQLLHHLNPTLICNRNGILTTPLSVWLGVWLLAASGAGSFFALYPIVMQQVFSIAPSIAAGGFAVAAALGLLLYAPAGDLMHRIGPLAVVRYALIVRAGACALLWLIGNVSVGFVPVITIFIIIVLSWSFISVSATDLTALLSPVEGGESIGLFNAISALANIIGASLGGWIAVQFGYPAVIAWAALGVACGAAGTYILRPPPQAAS